One Nocardiopsis gilva YIM 90087 genomic window, ATCGGCTGATCTCGGACGCCGTGAAGATTCTGCAGGTCGACGCCGGTCTGGTGATCGAGTGCCTGGGGGAGTTGGTGGTCGAGGAAGGGGTGGTCAAGGAGAAGGTGCCCGGACCCGAAGGCGAGGCGATCAACGCCATCTACCTCGTGCCCTTCCAACGGGCCGAGGTCGGGCTCGCCGCCCAGTTGCGCACGCTGCTGGAGCACCCGACTGATCGGATGGGTTGTTTCCAGGATGTCGACTGGGGCAAGGCGCTGTCCTGGCTGAAATCCCAGACCGGGGCCGACCTCGCGGCCGAGCAGGAGGAAGCGGTGAAGCTTGCGCTGACCAGCAAGGTCGCGGTGCTCACCGGTGGACCGGGCTGCGGCAAGTCCTTCACGGTCGACTCCATCATCCGGCTGGCCGCGGCCAAACGGGCCAAGATCATCCTTGCCGCGCCCACCGGCCGGGCCGCCAAGCGGATGACCGAGCTGACGGGGCATGAGGCGTCCACGGTGCACCGGCTCCTGGAGCTCAAACCCGGGGGCGACGCCTCCTACGACAAGGACCGGCCGCTGGACTGCGATCTGCTGGTCGTCGACGAGGCGTCGATGCTCGACCTCCTCCTGGCCAACAAGCTGGTGAAGGCGGTGCCACCCGGCGCCCACCTGCTGCTGGTGGGCGACGTCGACCAGCTCCCGTCCGTGGGGGCGGGTCAGGTGCTGCGCGACCTCCTGGCCACGGAACAGGGGGAGCAGGGGGTACGCGAGGGGAACGGTGATGATGGCGACGGTGGCGACAGCGGGGGCGTCGAGGCTCCGATTCCGAACGTCCGGCTGACCAAGGTCTTCCGCCAGGCGCAGCAGTCGGGTGTGGTGACCAACGCCCACCGGGTGAACCGGGGCAAGCCGCCGGAACTACGCGGCATGACCGACTTCTTCCTGTTCTCCTGTGACGACACCGAACTCACCGCCGAGCTGACGGTCGACGTTGTCGCCCACCGGATTCCGCGCAAGTTCGGCTTCGACCCGCGGCGCGATGTCCAGGTGCTGACCCCCATGCACCGCGGCCCGGCCGGGGCGGGCAACCTCAACACGGTGCTGCAGAGCGCGCTCACACCGTCGCGCGAAGGCGTGGCCGAGCGACGGTTCGGCGGGCGGATCTTCCGAGTCGGCGACAAGGTCACGCAGATCCGCAACAACTACGAGAAGGGCGCGAACGGCGTCTTCAACGGGACCCTCGGCGTCATCACCGCCATCAACACCGATGAGCAGGAGCTCACCGTGCGCACCGATGAGGACGAGGAGATCGGTTACGACTTCGCCGAGCTCGACGAGCTCGCGCACGCCTACGCGGTGACGGTGCACCGGTCGCAGGGGAGCGAGTACCCGGCCGTGGTCATCCCCGTGACGACGAGCGCCTGGATGATGCTGCAGCGCAACCTGCTCTACACCGCGATCACCCGGGCGAAGAAGCTGGTGGTCCTGGTCGGTTCCCGCAAGGCCATCGCGCAGGCGGTCCGTAATGCCTCGGCGGGGCGGAGATATACGGCGCTGGCGTACCGATTGTCCGCACGGGGGCTTCAGTCATGAAAAGGGTGAAAAGGATAAACGTCACTTGGTCAGTTTTCAACTATGCGTGAGTTCGGGTCATATCTGACTTTTCGGACTGATCGCTGTCCGATTGACTGGAAATTTCACACAAATTC contains:
- the recD2 gene encoding SF1B family DNA helicase RecD2 → MADGRSGQGQGSQQPFRPAVLEGVLERITYANEETGYTVAKIDNGRGNGGELTTVVGALLGAQPGESLRLEGRWGSHPQYGRQFMVENYTTVLPATVQGVRRYLGSGLIKGIGPRLAEKIVDYFGVEALDVIEQTPERLIEVPKLGPKRTKLIAEAWEEQKAIKEVMVFLQGIDVSTSLAVRIYKKYGDASISVVRNEPYKLATDVWGIGFKTADTIARAVGIPHDSPQRVMAGIQFTLSESTSDGHCFLPEDRLISDAVKILQVDAGLVIECLGELVVEEGVVKEKVPGPEGEAINAIYLVPFQRAEVGLAAQLRTLLEHPTDRMGCFQDVDWGKALSWLKSQTGADLAAEQEEAVKLALTSKVAVLTGGPGCGKSFTVDSIIRLAAAKRAKIILAAPTGRAAKRMTELTGHEASTVHRLLELKPGGDASYDKDRPLDCDLLVVDEASMLDLLLANKLVKAVPPGAHLLLVGDVDQLPSVGAGQVLRDLLATEQGEQGVREGNGDDGDGGDSGGVEAPIPNVRLTKVFRQAQQSGVVTNAHRVNRGKPPELRGMTDFFLFSCDDTELTAELTVDVVAHRIPRKFGFDPRRDVQVLTPMHRGPAGAGNLNTVLQSALTPSREGVAERRFGGRIFRVGDKVTQIRNNYEKGANGVFNGTLGVITAINTDEQELTVRTDEDEEIGYDFAELDELAHAYAVTVHRSQGSEYPAVVIPVTTSAWMMLQRNLLYTAITRAKKLVVLVGSRKAIAQAVRNASAGRRYTALAYRLSARGLQS